Below is a genomic region from Medicago truncatula cultivar Jemalong A17 chromosome 3, MtrunA17r5.0-ANR, whole genome shotgun sequence.
ttatttttaaagttgaaacaaacataccctaaatcatttataatcaatttttttttattattataaaaaatcttttaataCGATATTCTATTCATTTATGATTGTGATCATAGTAAAGTTTCTCACTGACAAGTTGGGCGATCACTTGTGATAGAAAAAAGATGCAAGCTAATTAAAGAGTATATagattttcaaaaatcatatgTCGATGAAAATGAAACTAGAGATGAAGATCAAGTCAAGGTCAAATGGATTCTCATATCAATTACTAATAGGTGTTGCTCTTGGTCCTTATTTCTATGTTTAAATAGTAAAGcaatcttcaacaaaacaaaaatggtaCATATGTCAAATATTAATTCATCAAGCACCATTTAACAGAAATTTTTCTAGTTGCCCAAGATAAAATAGAGTGGACTCTGATGTCTTGGTAGGTTTGACTTTTTCTTCTATAAGCTCAGATTCATGATCATAAGAGATCTTCACATTCACCAAAGTTTTATTCTCTGATATTGCTGAGAATTGGAAAGTTGTCTTGTAGTATGACAAGCCTTGATTCAGATAGCCTCCTTCAACCACTTGGAGCCCAATTGTATGAGATAACTCATCATACTCAGTGATCACCTCCCTTTGATAATTTACTGGGGCTATACCTAagatataataatttgattaattaaaatatttatattatattcttttcaaaagaaaaattcgAAAGAAGTAAATCGCTATTAACATAAATGacattaatgattattttacaacGATGTTTTAGGGCATTTAAAAAACAGGCGATGCAATCAAAATCCCAGCGAGGGCCGTGACCTAGAGAGAGAAGGTATACTTACCAGGCAAAAAATTAAAGATGAGTTTGGTACCAACCCCTCCATCCCCTTCAATTACTTGCACATCTTTCACAATATTTGGTAGAACCTTTGGAACAACTAAGGTGATATCCTTGGACTGAGCAGCCCAGAGGGCCTCTAACCCTACATTCAGTGTTGTTTGGGTGTTGAATTCCTTTATCATGATTCTTCAAGGTGTGTTTCAACTAAGACTCGTGATATTGATTTATATGTAAGAAATTTGAGAATCGTACATCATCTAACATTAATTAAGAGAAACgttatgtaaccaaaaaaatattgagaaaagTTTGGAAACAGCATCTTCCACTATGTCATTGACTTACAAGCACAAGAgatgcttttttgttttttttatggagagaggttgcattggaaattgattCTATATAGTTTTATAAAAGTTAGGTATAGATATATTGTCGGGATTTGATACCATAGAAAAGATATATCATTGGTGGAATTAAAATGGTACAGTTGATTATGATAGAGGCCAACAGTTATGGTCAAGTCATATTAATAAACTTAGacaaaaataagattttgatgaaCTTTTAAAGTATGGCATACTCCCtcagttttaaaatataagtaaattttactttttaagttcattcaattaatgatgtatgtgattcataatatagaccacatatatcattaattgaatgaacctaaaaaggaaaatttacttttattttaaaacggagggagtattgcaTAACAAAGTATCATCCAAATAGTGCAAATATGATAATGTAATCTATTGAAATTTAATCTACTTTATGGAAATATTTAGGAAGGAGACATTGTGCGCGTCAGAACCAACAATGGATTAGTCTAAGTAGTAAGGGATTTGGGTCTCTTAAGTATATGGTCATTagttcattttctattttatgtgtATAGAAAAAATCCGATTAGAAGAGAAAAACTCATCTTGTGTATCCTACATATTCCGTCACTATTAAATAACGGTAAAAACTTCGTAACGATATCATGATAACCTCAATACTCTAACCAGTTAATTTTGAAATCCAcaatgataaatgttatgcagtgatataaattaattatgagttCAGTCTAAATTATTTACTTTTGATCTAAATGTAGAAGTCGattaaacattaaatttaagactaaaaactaatttaaaaactcaaaaacCGTAAATTCTAACTTGAAGTTATAATCAATTCTAACTTGATTCTAAATTCAAGTTGTAAGCAAAATCAAGTTGTAGGAAGggaaaatcaatcaatttaaataatatttccaGCATACCTAAGATGACCGTTTATGGAAAATAATGTAGGGATAAATATGTAGAagtatctttcaaaaaaaaataaatgtagaaGTAacgcaaattttaatttttttttttaagaagttaaattagctcCAATGCCAATAAAAAGTAACCCATCCAATGGTATTTAACATCCAGAAAACTGCCAAA
It encodes:
- the LOC11418550 gene encoding phytohormone-binding protein encodes the protein MIKEFNTQTTLNVGLEALWAAQSKDITLVVPKVLPNIVKDVQVIEGDGGVGTKLIFNFLPGIAPVNYQREVITEYDELSHTIGLQVVEGGYLNQGLSYYKTTFQFSAISENKTLVNVKISYDHESELIEEKVKPTKTSESTLFYLGQLEKFLLNGA